GCAATCAGTTCAATTGCTTCAAACGGGTCGTGATGAGCCCAGCCATTCGTGTTGTAGCCGAGCCGCATGTTCGAACCCGCTTCTCTTCCTGATAACACGCCGCGAAACGCCGCTTGGACCCTAAGTGGAATAAACCCATTTGCCCAGCAGCATGGCGGGCGCGAGGAGCGACACCACAATAATGGCATAGGGTGGCGGGCCGGACGCCAGGCACAACGCGGCATCCAGCATGATAATCGAAAGGATCGCGTGCTTGACCGCACCTTGCACAAGTTTGGGGGAACCATCGAATGCGGCCGAGATGGTGCGGCGCAGGATGGTCACGGTCAGCAAGCCCAGCAGCACCCAATAAACGTAGTTGGGCTGAATGGTCAACTTGGTCAGCAGTGCGACGAGCCCCAGCAGCACCACGCCACTGGTCATCACCAGCACGCCCAGGAGTAACTTCCAGGTGTTGCTCTGTTCGGCTTCGAACTTCGCATAGATCGTGATGCCGAGGACGTAGATCCCCATACCGGCCGCGACGACCAACTGTGCGGCGGTATAGCCCAGCAACGAGTATCCGCCTAGATAAACGACTTCGTCTGCTCGCGAGGCACCCGCCAGACTCATTCCCAGCAGCACGTTCAACGAACGACACAGCCCCATGTTGAGCGGACCAAGTAAGGTCTTCTTAACGATCCCATCGTACGAGAGCACTGCGATGGCCAGCAGCGTGGCAATTACACCGCTCCGCCATGGAAAGGCGAAGGGCATCAATCGATCGTCTTGATACAAATAGCCCGCTAGCCAGCCGAACCCCACGCCCATCAGCAGCATCAAGAATCCCAACACGCGGGCCTGCGCCACGGGAATCTGTCCCGAGGGGAGTGGTCGTTGCGGGCGCTCTTGGCGGTCGACTTCGAGATCGAACACGTCGTTCAAAATCATGCCGGCCGTATAGAGCAGGCCCGATGCTGCGACCAAGCACAGGAGCGCGCCACCGGGACTGAACGAATGCCGGGCAAAGACGAAGCCCATCAGCACGTCGGCAATGGCGGTGAAGACATTGGGCAGACGCATCAGCCGGAGCATGGGAAGCAACGGCTTCAGGGGCGAGCGCGACGGGCGTTGATATTCGGGAGGAGAGGTCACGGGCCGATTTAGTTGGGCAAAACTCAGACTGCTATGGTATTGATGCGAGCGAGTCAGTCTGGTTGATCGAGCGGCCTGGAGCAATCCCCGAAGTGGGCGATTACTTGCTGGCCGTCGTCATGGTGCGGGCGGTCTGCAAGCCAGTGTTAAAGATGGCGTCTTCACCGGGCGTGCGGCTGAGTTGGCCATCGACGGGCTTGGCACTCTTTTGCACGGCGATATCCGGGGCAATCCCCATTCCGCTGATGGCCTGGCCACTGGGCGTGTACCACTTGGCGGTGGTCAAGCGAATGCCGGTGCGGCTGACGGCCAGCGGGAAGATTCCTTGCACGGAACCTTTGCCGTAGCTCTTTTCGCCAACAACCGTGCCACGCTTATGGTCGCGGACGGCACCGGCGAGAATCTCGCTGGCACTGGCCGAGTCG
Above is a window of Anatilimnocola aggregata DNA encoding:
- a CDS encoding UbiA family prenyltransferase, encoding MTSPPEYQRPSRSPLKPLLPMLRLMRLPNVFTAIADVLMGFVFARHSFSPGGALLCLVAASGLLYTAGMILNDVFDLEVDRQERPQRPLPSGQIPVAQARVLGFLMLLMGVGFGWLAGYLYQDDRLMPFAFPWRSGVIATLLAIAVLSYDGIVKKTLLGPLNMGLCRSLNVLLGMSLAGASRADEVVYLGGYSLLGYTAAQLVVAAGMGIYVLGITIYAKFEAEQSNTWKLLLGVLVMTSGVVLLGLVALLTKLTIQPNYVYWVLLGLLTVTILRRTISAAFDGSPKLVQGAVKHAILSIIMLDAALCLASGPPPYAIIVVSLLAPAMLLGKWVYST